A stretch of the Acomys russatus chromosome 23, mAcoRus1.1, whole genome shotgun sequence genome encodes the following:
- the C23H1orf162 gene encoding transmembrane protein C1orf162 homolog: MGSGSAWGVILEGWQEVRDTDPTSKLIPSMFPAGKTSTEAPVTSSAPISFGTKGFKTPPASGSSPPFLCKNSKEHLILAFFAGVLLTLLLVACIFIIIKSCRKCNSRAHTQDPHSEPPTKLSSISKESLTYASMTFKSSNESSSDLTKNHPTALDPTVYSQIKVADP, translated from the exons ATGGGTAGTGGTAGTGCTTGGGGTGTTATCCTAGAGGGGTGGCAGGAGGTCAGAGACACTGATCCCACCTCCAAATTGATACCTTCCATGTTCCCTGCAGGCAAAACCTCCACAGAAGCACCAGTGACCAGCTCTGCGCCCATTTCCTTCGGGACCAA AGGCTTCAAGACGCCCCCTGCCAGCGGTtcatctcctccctttctttgtaaAAACAGCAAGGAACATTTAATCTTGGCCTTTTTTGCTGGGGTTCTGCTGACATTGCTACTTGTGGCCtgtatcttcatcatcatcaagaGCTGTAGAAAAT GTAACTCCAGGGCCCACACCCAGGACCCTCACTCAGAACCTCCCACCAAG CTTTCATCTATATCAAAGGAATCACTTACCTATGCCAGCATGACTTTCAAGTCCTCGAACGAAAGCAGCAGTGACTTGACTAAAAACCATCCCACAGCCTTGGATCCCACTGTCTATTCTCAGATTAAAGTGGCAGACCCATAA